A genomic stretch from Mycobacterium cookii includes:
- a CDS encoding FAD-dependent monooxygenase — protein sequence MRILISGASIAGPVLAYWLTRRGFTVTVVERAPTLRKTGGHAVDLFRPSMEISEKMGVLPRIEALATGTDTLRLYREGRRRPARIDLTKIVGAASDRHVEIMRDDLSEVYYDAGRDDVEYLFGDSIAAISPDGEVTFEHAPPRGFDVIVGADGLHSNVRRLTFGEEAGLTRFIGGYLAVVSAPKALADQGEMVLHVGAGRLAGIYSAEHLTDARALFMFGSKQELHYHHRDVLRQKELLRATFTGMDPQVDRWLDELDRTPSFYFDSITQLQLDAWSSGRVTLVGDAGYCPGPAVGGSTSLAVLGAYVLAGELARAHGDLGRAFAAYEREMREPVLRSRAFARGAAKSLVPGSATAVWAVTQALRLVSLLPASITRTVAKFNSKGVRMYDSMRVPDYTEVWQHTHES from the coding sequence ATGCGGATCCTCATATCGGGCGCCAGCATCGCCGGGCCCGTGCTGGCCTACTGGCTAACCCGGCGTGGTTTTACCGTGACCGTCGTCGAGCGCGCCCCGACCTTACGCAAAACCGGCGGCCATGCCGTCGACCTGTTCCGGCCATCGATGGAGATCTCGGAGAAGATGGGCGTGTTGCCGCGCATCGAGGCGCTCGCAACGGGAACAGACACACTGCGGCTGTATCGGGAGGGCAGGCGCCGTCCAGCGCGTATCGATCTCACGAAAATCGTTGGTGCGGCGTCGGATCGGCACGTTGAAATCATGCGTGACGACCTCAGCGAGGTCTACTACGACGCCGGCCGCGACGACGTCGAGTACCTGTTCGGCGACTCGATCGCGGCAATATCCCCCGACGGCGAGGTGACCTTCGAACACGCGCCGCCACGCGGCTTCGACGTCATAGTCGGCGCCGACGGATTGCACTCGAACGTGCGGCGCCTGACCTTCGGCGAGGAGGCGGGGCTCACCCGGTTCATCGGTGGCTATCTGGCGGTGGTGTCGGCGCCGAAAGCACTGGCCGATCAGGGGGAGATGGTCCTGCACGTCGGCGCCGGTCGCCTCGCAGGGATCTACAGCGCCGAGCATCTGACGGATGCGCGCGCGCTGTTCATGTTCGGCAGCAAGCAGGAACTTCACTACCACCACCGAGATGTTCTGCGGCAGAAGGAACTACTGCGCGCCACATTCACGGGGATGGATCCGCAGGTGGATCGGTGGCTGGACGAGCTCGATCGGACGCCGTCGTTTTACTTCGACTCCATCACCCAGTTACAACTCGACGCCTGGTCGAGCGGACGGGTGACGCTGGTCGGCGACGCCGGGTACTGTCCCGGGCCCGCGGTGGGCGGCAGCACCAGCCTCGCGGTGCTCGGCGCCTATGTGCTCGCCGGCGAGCTGGCCCGGGCGCACGGCGACCTCGGCCGGGCGTTCGCGGCCTATGAGCGAGAAATGCGCGAACCCGTCCTGCGGAGTCGCGCCTTTGCGCGCGGGGCCGCCAAGAGTCTCGTCCCGGGCTCGGCTACCGCGGTGTGGGCGGTGACGCAGGCCCTCCGGCTGGTCTCGTTGCTGCCTGCATCGATCACCAGAACGGTCGCGAAATTCAACAGCAAAGGAGTGCGGATGTACGACTCGATGCGGGTGCCTGACTACACCGAGGTTTGGCAGCACACCCATGAAAGTTGA
- a CDS encoding Zn-ribbon domain-containing OB-fold protein, with protein sequence MQKAIDPSISTWPDDHPQLIGSRCGDCNATTFPAQDLCPRCSAAAMTEHLLPRSGTLIAWTTQGFPPGAPYAGPTGDDFVPFGVGLVQLGDEIRVEGRLTENDPAKLKFGQSVELTMIPFATDADGNEIVTFAFQPV encoded by the coding sequence ATGCAGAAGGCAATCGATCCCAGCATCTCTACCTGGCCCGACGACCATCCGCAGCTGATCGGGAGTCGATGCGGCGACTGCAATGCCACCACCTTCCCGGCGCAGGACCTGTGCCCGCGGTGCAGCGCCGCGGCGATGACCGAGCACCTACTGCCACGCAGCGGCACCCTGATCGCCTGGACCACCCAGGGCTTCCCGCCGGGTGCGCCGTACGCCGGTCCGACCGGCGATGACTTCGTCCCGTTCGGGGTGGGCCTGGTGCAGCTTGGCGACGAGATCCGGGTCGAGGGCCGGCTGACCGAGAACGACCCCGCCAAATTGAAGTTCGGGCAGTCGGTCGAGCTCACCATGATTCCGTTCGCCACCGACGCGGACGGCAATGAGATCGTCACGTTCGCGTTCCAGCCGGTCTAG
- a CDS encoding LLM class F420-dependent oxidoreductase has translation MRLSGVGIWSSQLRYGDPAESAEAAAELDELGYPALWIPDVGGKVFDAVESLLAATSRTVIATGILNLWMHSPEDVASSYARLTGAHGDRFLLGIGVSHAPLIDAREPGRYRKPLAATESFLDGIDATEQPVPVDRRVLAALGPKMLSLSAHRAGGAHPYLVTPDHTASARSTLGEGPLLLPEQTVILTDDADEAREIGAGWLRSYLAMPNYANNMLRIGFTEDDVAQVSDRLLDAIIAWGDESAILRRVDEHRQAGADHVCVQVLLSDAKAYPREEWRRLAAALT, from the coding sequence ATGCGACTTTCCGGTGTGGGTATTTGGAGCAGCCAGCTGCGTTACGGCGACCCGGCGGAATCCGCCGAGGCCGCAGCCGAATTGGACGAGCTGGGCTATCCAGCGCTGTGGATTCCCGACGTCGGCGGCAAGGTGTTCGATGCGGTGGAGAGCCTGCTTGCGGCCACCAGTCGGACGGTGATCGCCACCGGCATCCTGAATCTTTGGATGCACTCGCCGGAGGACGTGGCGTCGTCGTATGCGCGGCTGACCGGCGCTCATGGCGATCGTTTCCTGCTGGGTATCGGGGTGAGCCACGCGCCGCTGATCGACGCCCGTGAGCCGGGGCGATACCGCAAGCCGTTGGCGGCCACGGAGTCGTTCCTGGACGGCATCGATGCCACCGAGCAACCGGTGCCCGTCGACCGTCGTGTGCTGGCCGCGCTCGGTCCCAAGATGCTGTCGCTGTCCGCGCACCGCGCGGGCGGTGCCCACCCGTATCTGGTGACCCCGGACCACACCGCCTCTGCCCGTTCGACTTTGGGTGAGGGTCCGCTGCTGCTCCCCGAGCAGACGGTGATCCTCACCGACGATGCCGACGAGGCCCGCGAGATCGGCGCCGGCTGGCTGCGCTCGTACTTGGCAATGCCGAACTATGCCAACAACATGCTGCGCATCGGCTTCACCGAAGACGATGTGGCGCAGGTCAGCGATCGCCTGTTGGACGCGATCATCGCCTGGGGCGATGAATCGGCGATCCTGCGCAGGGTCGACGAACATCGACAGGCCGGCGCTGACCACGTGTGCGTCCAGGTACTGCTCAGCGACGCCAAGGCCTATCCACGCGAGGAGTGGCGCCGGCTCGCGGCGGCGCTGACCTGA
- a CDS encoding acetyl-CoA C-acetyltransferase, whose translation MSEEAFIYEAIRTPRGKQRNGSLNEVKPLNLVVGLVDELRRRFPDLDETLISDMILGVVSPVGDQGGDIARTAVLAAGLPETTGGVQLNRFCASGLEAVNTAAQKVRSGWDDLVLAGGVESMSRVPMGSDGGAWATDPETNYRIGFVPQGIGADLIATIEGFSREDVDAYALRSQEKAAAAWSGGYFAKSVVPVRDQNGLLILDHDEHMRPETTLEGLGKLKTAFDGIGEMGGFDDVALTKYHAVEKINHVHTGGNSSGIVDGAALVLVGSESAGKSQGLTPRARIVATATSGADPVIMLTGPTPATRKVLDRAGLTVDDIDLFELNEAFASVVLKFQKDLNIPDEKLNVNGGAIAMGHPLGATGAMITGTMVDELERRNARRALITLCIGGGMGVATIIERV comes from the coding sequence ATGTCCGAAGAAGCCTTCATCTACGAGGCCATCCGCACGCCACGCGGCAAGCAGCGCAACGGCTCGCTGAACGAGGTCAAGCCGCTGAACCTGGTCGTCGGCCTGGTCGACGAGCTGCGCAGGCGGTTCCCCGACCTCGACGAGACCCTGATCAGCGACATGATCCTGGGCGTGGTGTCGCCGGTCGGCGATCAGGGTGGCGACATCGCCCGCACCGCGGTGCTGGCCGCCGGACTGCCGGAGACCACCGGTGGCGTGCAGCTGAACCGGTTCTGCGCCTCGGGCTTGGAGGCGGTCAACACCGCCGCGCAGAAGGTGCGCTCCGGCTGGGACGACCTGGTGCTGGCCGGCGGTGTCGAGTCGATGAGCCGCGTGCCGATGGGTTCCGACGGCGGCGCCTGGGCGACCGACCCGGAGACCAACTACCGGATCGGCTTCGTGCCGCAGGGCATCGGCGCCGACCTGATCGCCACCATCGAGGGCTTTTCCCGTGAGGACGTCGACGCGTACGCGCTGCGTTCGCAGGAGAAGGCCGCGGCGGCCTGGTCGGGCGGCTACTTCGCGAAATCGGTTGTGCCGGTCCGCGACCAGAATGGACTGCTCATCCTCGACCACGACGAGCACATGCGGCCCGAGACCACGCTGGAAGGTCTGGGCAAGCTGAAGACCGCGTTCGACGGCATCGGTGAGATGGGCGGATTCGACGACGTCGCGCTGACGAAGTACCACGCCGTCGAGAAGATCAACCACGTCCACACCGGCGGCAACAGCTCCGGCATCGTCGACGGTGCCGCGCTGGTGCTGGTCGGCAGCGAGTCGGCGGGCAAGTCGCAGGGCCTGACCCCGCGGGCCCGCATCGTGGCCACCGCCACCAGCGGCGCCGACCCGGTCATCATGCTGACCGGCCCGACCCCGGCCACCCGCAAGGTGCTGGACCGCGCCGGCCTGACGGTCGACGACATCGACCTGTTCGAGCTCAACGAGGCCTTCGCCTCGGTGGTGCTGAAGTTCCAGAAGGACCTCAACATCCCCGACGAGAAGCTCAACGTCAACGGCGGCGCCATCGCGATGGGCCACCCGCTGGGCGCCACCGGCGCCATGATCACCGGCACCATGGTCGACGAACTCGAGCGCCGCAACGCACGACGCGCGCTCATCACACTGTGCATCGGCGGCGGCATGGGTGTCGCCACCATCATCGAGCGGGTTTAA
- a CDS encoding class I SAM-dependent methyltransferase, whose translation MGSKQTLFRIFYRLGFTPWDGHPLAQSLRNLIEGSDALPPGNALELGCGTGDCSIYLAEHGWQVTAVDYVKQALDKARAKADARGATVNFAGADVTHLSSAGLGDNFELIVDNGCLHNMSDADRDAYVNEVTAVAVAQARLLITAFVPGGRFGVRGVEPAEMKRRFAPGWTLLSTGSERELDAEQTPTRYYLFQRSG comes from the coding sequence CTGGGCTCCAAGCAGACACTGTTTCGGATTTTCTACCGACTTGGCTTCACGCCCTGGGACGGCCACCCGCTGGCCCAGAGCCTGCGCAACCTGATCGAAGGCAGCGACGCCCTGCCGCCGGGCAACGCACTCGAACTCGGGTGCGGCACCGGCGACTGCTCGATCTATTTGGCCGAGCATGGCTGGCAGGTCACTGCGGTCGACTACGTCAAGCAGGCGTTGGACAAGGCGCGAGCCAAGGCGGACGCCAGGGGCGCCACCGTCAATTTCGCCGGCGCCGACGTCACCCACTTGAGCTCGGCCGGACTCGGCGACAACTTCGAGCTAATCGTGGACAACGGCTGCCTGCACAACATGAGCGACGCCGACCGCGACGCGTACGTCAACGAGGTCACCGCCGTCGCAGTAGCACAAGCACGGCTGCTCATTACCGCGTTCGTTCCCGGCGGCCGGTTCGGCGTACGCGGCGTAGAACCGGCCGAGATGAAACGACGGTTCGCCCCCGGTTGGACATTGCTGTCGACCGGCTCCGAACGGGAACTCGACGCCGAGCAGACCCCGACGCGGTACTACCTCTTCCAGCGCTCCGGCTAG
- a CDS encoding LLM class F420-dependent oxidoreductase, translating to MQFGFFIPQGWRLDLVGIDTKEHWAVMRDLAEYADHSAWDSVWVYDHFHTVPMPTSEATHEAWSLMSAYAATTSRVKLGQMCTAMSYRNPAYLAKVAATADIISGGRIQMGIGGGWYEHEWRAYGYGFPSAGARLGRLDEGVQIMRDAWRDGKVSFAGKHYQVDGAIVSPKPLQHNGIPLWIAGGGEQKTLRIAAKYAQYTNFTGEPEGFAHKSEVLAGHCRDVGTDYDAIVRSVNVNAVVGTDENDVNDRMRRIRDRLVGSVPESAADAMLGGTSGPDSAVGTPEQAVERLQRLRDLGCEYVICYFPEAAYDRSGVELFEREVIPALS from the coding sequence ATGCAGTTCGGATTCTTCATCCCGCAGGGCTGGCGTCTCGATCTCGTCGGCATCGACACCAAAGAACACTGGGCGGTGATGCGCGACCTTGCCGAATACGCGGACCACAGCGCGTGGGATTCGGTGTGGGTCTACGACCACTTCCACACAGTGCCGATGCCGACCAGCGAAGCCACCCACGAGGCGTGGTCGTTGATGTCGGCCTACGCGGCGACCACATCGCGGGTCAAGCTCGGCCAGATGTGCACGGCGATGAGCTACCGCAATCCGGCCTACCTCGCCAAGGTCGCGGCGACCGCCGACATCATCTCCGGTGGCCGCATCCAAATGGGCATCGGCGGCGGCTGGTACGAACACGAGTGGCGCGCGTACGGATACGGTTTTCCGTCGGCCGGCGCGCGGCTGGGACGACTCGACGAGGGCGTCCAGATCATGCGCGATGCGTGGCGCGACGGGAAGGTCAGCTTCGCGGGTAAGCATTACCAGGTCGACGGCGCGATAGTGTCACCGAAACCGCTGCAGCACAACGGGATTCCGCTGTGGATCGCGGGCGGAGGTGAGCAGAAGACGCTGCGCATCGCGGCAAAGTACGCGCAGTACACCAACTTCACCGGCGAACCCGAAGGCTTCGCCCACAAGTCCGAAGTCCTCGCCGGGCACTGCCGCGACGTGGGCACCGACTACGACGCCATTGTCCGCTCGGTGAACGTCAACGCGGTTGTCGGCACCGACGAGAACGACGTCAACGACCGCATGCGGCGCATCCGCGACCGACTTGTCGGCTCCGTTCCGGAGTCGGCGGCCGACGCGATGCTCGGCGGAACCAGCGGACCCGATTCGGCCGTCGGCACACCCGAGCAGGCGGTCGAGCGGCTGCAGCGGTTGCGTGACCTCGGCTGCGAATATGTGATCTGCTACTTCCCGGAGGCCGCCTACGACCGGTCCGGGGTGGAACTCTTTGAGCGCGAGGTGATTCCGGCGCTGAGCTAG
- a CDS encoding putative quinol monooxygenase encodes MTVTVTLELRFKPEEVAAGRELMGRVLQDTRAFDGNMRTDVLIDEDDEAHWLIYELWESVEADEAYRAFRAGPGKITQLPPLLAAPPVKIRYNTSDV; translated from the coding sequence ATGACGGTCACGGTGACGCTGGAACTGCGATTCAAGCCCGAGGAGGTCGCCGCGGGGCGCGAGCTAATGGGACGGGTGCTGCAGGACACCCGTGCCTTCGACGGCAACATGCGAACCGACGTGCTCATCGACGAAGACGACGAAGCGCACTGGCTGATCTACGAACTCTGGGAGTCGGTCGAGGCCGACGAAGCCTACCGCGCCTTTCGGGCGGGCCCGGGCAAGATCACCCAGCTTCCTCCGCTGTTGGCCGCCCCGCCGGTCAAGATCCGTTACAACACCAGCGACGTCTAG
- a CDS encoding pyridoxal phosphate-dependent aminotransferase, which translates to MTVSRLRPYATTVFAEMSALAARVGAVNLGQGFPDEDGPPAMLKAAQDAIAEGVNQYPPGIGIPALREAVAAQRKRTYGIDYDPAAEVLVTVGATEAIASAVLGLVEPGSEVILIQPFYDSYSPVVAMAGAQRVVAPLVPHGRGFALDVDSIRRAVTPRTRALMLNSPHNPTGTVLSEDELAAIAEIAVDADLLVITDEVYEHLVFDDHRHIPLASFDGMAERTVTISSAAKMFNCTGWKIGWACGPAELLHGVRAAKQYLTYVGGAPFQRAVADALNTEDAWVAGLRKSLQHRRDRLTSGLTEVGFRVHDSAGTYFVCADPRPLGYDDSTAFCAALPEQVGVAAIPLTAFCDPAAEDWNRWNHLVRFTFCKREDTIDEAIRRLGRLRDEPIMSTDPSRRLP; encoded by the coding sequence ATGACGGTGTCGCGACTGCGACCGTACGCAACCACGGTGTTCGCCGAAATGTCGGCGCTGGCGGCCCGGGTCGGCGCGGTCAACCTCGGCCAGGGGTTCCCCGACGAAGACGGGCCGCCCGCGATGCTCAAGGCTGCCCAGGATGCCATCGCCGAGGGCGTCAACCAGTACCCGCCGGGAATCGGCATCCCGGCGCTGCGCGAGGCGGTCGCCGCCCAACGCAAACGGACCTACGGGATCGACTACGACCCGGCGGCCGAAGTGCTGGTGACGGTCGGGGCCACCGAAGCCATCGCGTCGGCGGTGCTCGGCCTGGTCGAACCCGGCTCCGAGGTGATCCTGATCCAGCCGTTCTACGACTCCTATTCGCCGGTGGTGGCGATGGCCGGCGCGCAGCGGGTGGTCGCGCCGCTGGTGCCGCACGGCCGCGGCTTCGCGCTGGACGTCGATTCGATACGCCGTGCGGTGACCCCACGCACCCGGGCGCTGATGCTGAACTCCCCACACAACCCCACCGGCACCGTGCTCAGTGAGGACGAGCTGGCCGCGATCGCCGAGATCGCGGTCGACGCCGACCTGCTGGTGATCACCGACGAGGTCTACGAGCACCTGGTATTCGACGATCACCGGCACATTCCGCTGGCCAGTTTCGACGGGATGGCCGAACGCACCGTCACGATCTCGAGCGCGGCGAAGATGTTCAACTGCACCGGCTGGAAGATCGGCTGGGCGTGCGGACCCGCTGAACTCCTGCACGGGGTGCGGGCCGCCAAGCAGTATCTGACTTACGTCGGCGGCGCACCCTTTCAGCGGGCGGTGGCCGACGCGCTCAACACCGAGGACGCCTGGGTGGCCGGGCTGCGAAAGTCATTGCAGCACAGGCGGGATCGGCTGACGAGCGGTCTGACCGAGGTCGGCTTCCGGGTGCACGACAGCGCGGGCACCTACTTCGTGTGCGCCGATCCGCGTCCACTGGGCTACGACGACAGCACCGCATTCTGCGCGGCGTTGCCCGAGCAGGTCGGGGTGGCCGCGATCCCGCTCACGGCGTTCTGCGATCCCGCCGCGGAGGACTGGAATCGGTGGAATCACCTGGTGCGCTTCACATTCTGCAAGCGTGAGGACACCATCGACGAAGCGATCCGCCGGCTCGGCCGGCTGCGCGACGAACCGATTATGTCGACCGATCCGAGCCGGCGGCTTCCATGA
- a CDS encoding 3-hydroxyacyl-CoA dehydrogenase NAD-binding domain-containing protein gives MAENTIQWDKDADGIVTLILDDPTGSANVMNEHYAESMHNAVEKLVAEKDSITGVVITSAKKTFFAGGDLKGMIKLGPENAGEAFDTVESVKRDLRALETLGKPVVAAINGAALGGGLEIALACHHRIAADVKGLVVGLPEVTLGLLPGGGGVTRTVRMFGIQNAFMNILSQGTRFKADKAKETGLVDEIVGSVEELVPAAKAWIKANPDSHTQPWDVKGYKMPGGTPSSPALAGILPSFPALLKKQLKGAPMPAPRAILDAAVEGAQVDFDTASRIESRYFTQLVTGQVAKNMIQAFFLDLQHINGGGSRPDGIEPVKINKIGVLGAGMMGAGIAYVSAKAGYEVVLKDVEIAAAEKGKAYSEKLEAKALQRGKTTEEKSKALLDRITPSADPADFKGVDFVIEAVFENQDLKHKVFQEIEDIVEPNALLGSNTSTLPITGLATGVKRQEDFIGIHFFSPVDKMPLVEIIKGEKTSDEALARVFDYTLAIGKTPIVVNDSRGFFTSRVIGTFVNEALAMLGEGVEPASIEHAGSQAGYPAPPLQLSDELNLELMHKIAAASRKGIEDAGGKYEPHPAEAVVEKMIEIGRPSRLKGAGFYEYVDGKRTRLWPGLHETFKSGSTELPLQDMVDRMLFAEALETQKCLDEGVLTSTADANIGSIMGIGFPPYTGGSAQFIVGYEGAHGVGKEAFVARARELAARYGDRFLPPASLT, from the coding sequence ATGGCAGAGAACACCATTCAGTGGGACAAGGACGCCGACGGCATCGTCACGCTGATACTCGACGACCCGACCGGCTCGGCGAACGTGATGAACGAGCACTACGCCGAGTCGATGCACAACGCGGTGGAAAAGCTTGTCGCCGAGAAGGATTCGATCACCGGGGTGGTCATCACCAGCGCAAAGAAGACCTTCTTCGCGGGCGGTGACCTCAAGGGCATGATCAAGCTCGGCCCGGAGAACGCCGGTGAGGCGTTCGACACAGTCGAGTCGGTCAAGCGTGACCTGCGGGCGCTGGAGACGCTGGGCAAGCCGGTGGTGGCCGCCATCAACGGCGCCGCGCTCGGCGGTGGCCTGGAGATCGCGCTGGCCTGTCACCACCGGATCGCCGCGGACGTCAAGGGTTTGGTCGTCGGTCTTCCCGAGGTGACGTTGGGCCTGCTGCCGGGCGGCGGCGGGGTGACCCGCACCGTGCGGATGTTCGGCATTCAGAACGCGTTCATGAACATCCTGTCGCAGGGCACCCGGTTCAAGGCCGACAAGGCCAAGGAGACCGGCCTGGTCGACGAGATCGTCGGCTCGGTCGAGGAGTTGGTGCCCGCCGCCAAGGCGTGGATCAAGGCCAACCCGGATTCACACACCCAGCCGTGGGATGTCAAGGGCTACAAGATGCCTGGCGGTACTCCGTCCAGCCCCGCGCTGGCCGGCATCCTGCCCTCCTTCCCGGCGCTGCTGAAGAAGCAACTCAAGGGTGCGCCGATGCCGGCACCGCGGGCCATCCTGGACGCGGCCGTCGAGGGTGCGCAGGTCGACTTCGACACCGCGAGCCGCATCGAGAGCCGGTACTTCACCCAGCTGGTCACCGGCCAGGTCGCCAAGAACATGATCCAGGCGTTCTTCCTCGACCTGCAGCACATCAACGGTGGTGGATCGCGCCCCGACGGCATCGAGCCGGTCAAGATCAACAAGATCGGTGTGCTCGGCGCGGGCATGATGGGCGCCGGTATCGCTTACGTCTCGGCGAAGGCCGGATACGAGGTGGTGCTCAAGGACGTCGAGATCGCGGCCGCAGAGAAGGGCAAGGCGTACTCGGAAAAGCTTGAAGCCAAAGCACTTCAACGTGGCAAGACCACCGAAGAGAAATCCAAGGCGCTGCTGGACCGGATCACCCCGTCCGCCGACCCGGCCGACTTCAAGGGCGTCGACTTCGTGATCGAGGCGGTGTTCGAGAACCAGGACCTCAAGCACAAGGTGTTCCAGGAGATCGAGGACATCGTCGAGCCCAACGCGTTGCTCGGCTCCAACACCTCGACGCTGCCGATCACCGGTCTGGCGACCGGCGTGAAGCGCCAGGAGGACTTCATTGGGATCCACTTCTTCTCGCCGGTCGACAAGATGCCGCTGGTGGAGATCATCAAGGGCGAGAAGACTTCTGACGAGGCGCTGGCCCGGGTGTTCGACTACACCCTGGCGATCGGCAAGACCCCGATCGTGGTCAACGACAGCCGCGGGTTCTTCACCTCTCGGGTGATCGGCACCTTCGTCAACGAGGCGCTCGCGATGCTCGGCGAGGGCGTGGAGCCGGCCAGCATCGAGCACGCCGGTTCCCAGGCCGGGTACCCGGCGCCGCCGCTGCAGCTGTCCGACGAGCTCAACCTGGAGCTGATGCACAAGATCGCGGCCGCCAGTCGCAAGGGCATCGAAGACGCCGGCGGCAAGTACGAGCCGCACCCCGCCGAGGCTGTCGTCGAGAAGATGATCGAGATCGGCCGCCCGTCGCGGTTGAAGGGCGCCGGCTTCTATGAGTACGTCGACGGCAAGCGCACCCGCCTGTGGCCGGGTCTGCACGAGACGTTCAAGTCGGGTTCGACCGAGCTGCCGTTGCAGGACATGGTCGATCGGATGCTGTTCGCCGAGGCGCTGGAAACCCAGAAGTGCCTCGACGAGGGCGTGCTCACGTCGACCGCTGACGCCAACATCGGCTCGATCATGGGCATCGGGTTCCCGCCGTACACCGGTGGTAGCGCGCAGTTCATCGTCGGCTACGAAGGTGCGCACGGTGTCGGCAAGGAAGCCTTCGTCGCGCGGGCTCGCGAGCTGGCCGCCAGGTACGGCGACCGGTTCCTGCCGCCGGCCTCGCTGACCTAG
- a CDS encoding ABC transporter permease, which translates to MVSSPARTGADAAATSTVRLLWGAHQWSVIRLLSPVLLVVAWQLLSATGLLSADVVPAPQLIVDAGWQLIKSGKLVEALQVSGVRVVEGLLFGGLTGVALGVAVGLSPWVEARQVDPKLLETADVLGFSLWQRLQRLADLFAKADQIPEAPDFVRWVDRRFNSMLPVSSTA; encoded by the coding sequence ATGGTGAGCAGTCCTGCCCGCACGGGTGCCGATGCTGCCGCGACATCGACCGTCAGGCTTCTCTGGGGCGCTCATCAGTGGAGCGTGATCCGGTTGTTGTCGCCGGTGCTGCTCGTGGTGGCCTGGCAGCTGCTCAGCGCTACCGGGTTGCTGTCCGCGGACGTCGTGCCGGCACCACAATTGATCGTCGATGCCGGGTGGCAACTGATCAAGAGCGGGAAGCTCGTCGAGGCTCTCCAGGTGTCCGGTGTGCGCGTCGTCGAGGGTCTGCTGTTCGGTGGTCTCACCGGGGTCGCGCTGGGCGTGGCGGTCGGACTTTCGCCCTGGGTCGAGGCCAGACAGGTCGACCCCAAACTGCTGGAAACCGCTGACGTTCTTGGCTTTTCACTGTGGCAGCGGCTGCAGCGGCTGGCCGATTTGTTCGCCAAAGCAGACCAGATTCCGGAGGCGCCCGACTTCGTCCGATGGGTCGACCGTAGGTTCAATAGCATGCTCCCGGTGAGCAGTACGGCCTGA
- a CDS encoding SRPBCC family protein, whose protein sequence is MAVQASREVVIDAPPEVILQALADVGSVPSWSSVHRRAEVIDSYPDGRPHHVKVTVRVSGIVDTEVLEYHWGPDWLVWDADKTVQQHAQHVEYTLQRETEDKTRVRFEITLEPSVPIPEFLVNRARKKVLYAATEGLRRRVMEAAGSDRST, encoded by the coding sequence GTGGCCGTACAAGCATCGCGAGAGGTCGTCATCGATGCGCCGCCGGAAGTCATCCTGCAGGCGCTGGCTGACGTCGGCTCGGTCCCGTCATGGTCGTCGGTGCACCGCAGGGCCGAAGTCATCGACTCCTATCCCGACGGCCGTCCGCATCATGTGAAGGTAACCGTCCGGGTGTCCGGCATCGTCGACACCGAAGTGCTCGAATACCACTGGGGCCCGGACTGGCTGGTGTGGGACGCCGACAAGACTGTGCAGCAGCATGCTCAGCACGTCGAGTACACGCTGCAGCGCGAGACCGAGGACAAGACGCGGGTGCGCTTCGAGATCACGCTGGAGCCGTCGGTGCCGATACCGGAATTCCTGGTTAACCGGGCGCGCAAGAAAGTTCTCTACGCGGCCACCGAAGGACTGCGACGGCGGGTCATGGAAGCCGCCGGCTCGGATCGGTCGACATAA